One genomic window of Candidatus Aminicenantes bacterium includes the following:
- a CDS encoding phosphoribosylformylglycinamidine synthase, with the protein MAVIRRIYVEKKAGYDIEAKAMLLDLRENLAVAGLRGLRLLNRYDVSGISAQEMKRARQAVFAEPPVDEIYDECFPLAVDETAFASEFLPGQYDQRADSAAQCLQLLSPGSESPKGTSRQRAGQPLVVTARVVVLRGNLGAEELERIKRYFINPVDCREAALSKPTSLAFRAPAPAAVPVLKKFASKSAAALAALGNELGLAMDAADLRHCQAYFRDTEQRDPTLTEIRLLDTYWSDHCRHTTFLTALSRVAIDPDPSCEPVRAAYGLYGERPGAICLMDLALLAMRELRAAGRLNDVEFSEEINACSMAVTVDIDGKKEEWLVMFKNETHNHPTEIEPFGGAATCLGGAIRDPLSGRAYVYQAMRVTGSGDPRAVVADTLPGKLPQRKITTEAAHGFSSYGNQVGLATGQVSEVYHPGYVAKRLEIGAVIGAAPRKNVRRRVPRPGDKVLLVGGRTGRDGIGGATGSSKAHGESSLASCGAEVQKGNPPGERKLQRLFRDPVASRMIKRCNDFGAGGVAVAVGELAPGLDVDLDRVPKKYAGLDGGELALSESQERMAVVVAGADASRFQRLAAAENLEATVIATVVARRRLRMAWRGRTIVDLDRDFLDSHGAERQASVEVAAPDVGKDFFKTAPALARLPDLAMSWTEVLSSLNVCSQKGLVERFDSSIGAATVFSPFGGKYQATPADVMIAKIPLLCGETHSGTVMGFGFNPQLSSWSPFHGGLYAVIEAVARVTACGGDFRCVRLSLQEYFPKPGRDPRRWGLPFAALLGAFIAQQQLEIPAIGGKDSMSGTFGRLDVPPTLVAFAVTGVDVRRVVSPEFKKAGSQVLWLPLPRDNREMPDFVALKKNYARVHNLINKGKLLAAQSLHGGGLAEGLSKMCFGNRLGMAFDAPQIVAELFTPAIGSLVLEVPEKENVSELFSGLDCRVLGKTLPEAVIKVNGLELDLASLREHWEKPLEDVFPTRVEKKPLVADPGWERPLAHERACSRGRGHRPLVRPRVLLTVFPGTNNEYDVSRAFARAGGKPETFVFRNQRAVDIEASSRELAATIKRSQILMLPGGFSAGDEPDGSGKFIAAVFRHPSLRDAIHELIDKKDGLILGICNGFQALVKLGLLPHGEIRELTADSPTLTFNLIGRLVSRPVRTKLVSTLSPWFGLCRAGDIHTLPVAHAEGRFVAPAATVELLFSLGQVATQYVDFEGKPTLDSFFNPNGSMLAIEAISSPDGRILGKMAHSDRISPHVLQNIPGDKDQKLFASGVKYFQ; encoded by the coding sequence ATGGCTGTAATCAGAAGGATTTACGTTGAGAAGAAAGCGGGCTACGACATCGAAGCCAAAGCCATGCTGCTCGACCTGCGTGAAAACCTGGCCGTCGCGGGATTGCGCGGGTTGCGCCTGCTTAACCGCTACGATGTCTCGGGTATCAGCGCCCAAGAAATGAAAAGGGCGCGGCAGGCCGTCTTCGCCGAGCCTCCGGTCGACGAAATATACGACGAGTGCTTTCCCCTGGCCGTTGACGAGACGGCGTTTGCCAGCGAGTTCCTCCCCGGCCAGTACGACCAGCGGGCCGACTCGGCCGCCCAATGCCTGCAGTTGCTCTCGCCGGGAAGCGAATCCCCCAAGGGGACGTCCCGCCAGAGGGCGGGACAGCCTCTGGTGGTCACGGCCAGGGTCGTCGTCTTGCGCGGCAACCTCGGCGCCGAAGAGCTGGAAAGGATCAAACGCTACTTCATCAACCCTGTCGATTGCCGCGAAGCGGCTCTTTCCAAGCCGACCTCGCTGGCTTTTCGCGCCCCCGCTCCCGCCGCCGTCCCGGTCTTGAAAAAGTTCGCTTCCAAGTCCGCCGCCGCCTTGGCCGCGCTGGGAAACGAGTTGGGATTAGCCATGGACGCGGCCGACCTGCGCCATTGCCAGGCCTATTTTCGCGACACGGAGCAACGCGACCCGACCCTGACCGAGATCCGTTTGCTCGACACCTACTGGTCCGACCATTGCCGGCACACGACCTTTTTGACCGCCCTCTCCCGCGTTGCCATCGACCCGGACCCGAGCTGCGAGCCCGTGCGCGCGGCCTATGGGCTGTACGGCGAGCGGCCGGGGGCGATCTGCCTGATGGACCTGGCACTGCTGGCCATGCGCGAACTGCGCGCCGCCGGGCGCCTGAACGACGTGGAGTTCTCCGAGGAGATCAACGCCTGCAGCATGGCCGTGACCGTAGACATCGACGGCAAGAAAGAGGAGTGGCTGGTGATGTTCAAGAACGAAACCCACAACCATCCCACCGAGATCGAGCCGTTCGGCGGGGCGGCCACCTGCCTGGGCGGGGCGATCCGCGATCCGCTGTCGGGGCGGGCTTACGTCTACCAGGCCATGCGCGTGACCGGCAGCGGCGATCCGCGCGCCGTTGTGGCCGACACCCTGCCGGGAAAACTCCCCCAGCGTAAGATCACGACCGAGGCCGCCCACGGCTTCAGCTCCTACGGCAACCAGGTCGGGCTGGCCACCGGCCAGGTCAGCGAGGTCTATCATCCAGGTTACGTGGCCAAGCGCCTGGAGATCGGGGCCGTCATCGGCGCCGCGCCCAGGAAAAACGTCAGACGCCGCGTCCCCCGCCCCGGCGACAAGGTGCTGCTGGTGGGCGGCCGCACCGGCCGCGACGGCATCGGCGGCGCCACCGGTTCCTCGAAAGCCCACGGCGAATCGTCCCTGGCCAGCTGCGGAGCCGAAGTCCAGAAAGGCAACCCGCCCGGCGAGCGCAAGCTGCAGCGGCTGTTCCGCGACCCGGTCGCCAGCCGCATGATTAAGCGCTGCAACGATTTCGGAGCCGGCGGCGTGGCGGTGGCGGTCGGCGAGCTGGCGCCGGGGCTGGACGTCGATCTCGACCGCGTGCCCAAAAAATACGCCGGGCTGGACGGCGGCGAACTGGCCTTGTCCGAATCGCAGGAACGCATGGCGGTGGTGGTCGCCGGCGCCGACGCCAGCCGCTTTCAGCGGCTCGCCGCTGCCGAGAACCTGGAGGCCACCGTGATTGCCACGGTGGTCGCCCGGCGTCGGCTGCGCATGGCATGGCGCGGCCGCACCATCGTCGATCTTGACCGCGATTTCCTGGACAGCCACGGCGCCGAGCGCCAGGCGTCCGTCGAGGTGGCGGCTCCCGATGTGGGCAAGGATTTTTTCAAGACCGCCCCGGCGTTGGCACGGCTACCCGATCTGGCAATGTCCTGGACCGAGGTCCTGTCATCCCTGAACGTTTGCTCGCAAAAAGGCTTGGTGGAGCGCTTTGACAGCTCGATCGGCGCGGCCACGGTTTTCTCCCCCTTCGGCGGCAAATACCAGGCCACCCCGGCCGATGTCATGATCGCCAAGATTCCCCTGCTTTGCGGCGAGACCCACAGCGGCACGGTCATGGGCTTTGGTTTCAACCCGCAGCTGTCGAGCTGGAGCCCTTTTCACGGCGGTCTGTACGCCGTCATCGAGGCCGTGGCCAGGGTGACAGCCTGCGGGGGCGATTTCCGTTGCGTGCGCCTGAGCCTGCAGGAATACTTTCCCAAGCCCGGCCGCGACCCGCGCCGCTGGGGCTTGCCGTTCGCCGCGCTGCTGGGGGCGTTCATTGCCCAGCAGCAGCTGGAGATCCCGGCCATCGGCGGCAAGGACAGCATGTCGGGGACTTTCGGCAGACTCGACGTGCCGCCGACCCTGGTCGCCTTCGCCGTCACCGGCGTGGACGTGCGCCGGGTGGTATCCCCGGAATTCAAAAAAGCCGGCAGTCAGGTCCTATGGCTGCCCTTGCCCCGGGACAACCGTGAAATGCCCGATTTCGTTGCCTTGAAAAAGAATTATGCCCGGGTGCACAACCTGATCAACAAGGGGAAGCTCCTGGCCGCCCAGTCGCTGCACGGCGGCGGTCTGGCCGAGGGTTTGAGCAAAATGTGCTTCGGCAACCGGCTGGGCATGGCCTTTGATGCCCCGCAGATCGTTGCCGAGCTTTTCACTCCGGCCATCGGCTCGCTGGTTCTGGAGGTGCCTGAAAAGGAAAACGTCTCCGAGCTGTTTTCTGGGCTCGACTGCCGCGTCCTGGGCAAGACCCTGCCCGAGGCCGTGATCAAGGTCAACGGCCTGGAACTCGACCTCGCCTCGCTGCGCGAGCATTGGGAAAAACCTTTGGAGGATGTTTTCCCCACCCGGGTGGAAAAGAAACCGCTTGTTGCCGACCCAGGCTGGGAGCGGCCGCTGGCGCACGAGCGCGCCTGCTCACGCGGCCGCGGCCATCGCCCGCTGGTCCGGCCGCGGGTGCTGCTCACGGTCTTCCCCGGCACCAACAACGAGTATGACGTGTCAAGGGCCTTCGCCAGGGCCGGCGGCAAGCCGGAGACCTTCGTTTTCCGCAACCAGCGCGCCGTTGACATCGAAGCCTCCAGCCGCGAGCTGGCCGCAACGATCAAGCGCTCGCAGATCCTGATGCTCCCCGGCGGCTTCAGCGCCGGCGACGAGCCGGACGGGTCGGGAAAATTCATCGCCGCCGTTTTCCGCCATCCCAGTTTGCGCGATGCCATTCATGAATTGATCGACAAAAAGGACGGTTTGATCCTGGGCATCTGCAACGGCTTCCAGGCCCTGGTCAAGCTGGGGCTGCTGCCTCATGGCGAGATCCGCGAGCTGACGGCCGATTCGCCGACCCTGACCTTCAACCTCATCGGTCGCCTGGTGTCGCGGCCGGTGCGCACCAAGCTGGTTTCGACCCTCTCGCCCTGGTTCGGCCTGTGCCGGGCCGGCGACATCCATACCCTGCCGGTGGCCCACGCCGAGGGGCGCTTCGTGGCCCCGGCGGCGACCGTCGAGCTCCTCTTCTCCCTCGGCCAGGTGGCCACGCAATATGTCGATTTCGAAGGCAAGCCGACGCTGGATTCTTTCTTCAACCCCAACGGCTCCATGCTGGCCATCGAGGCGATCAGCAGCCCCGACGGCCGCATCCTGGGCAAGATGGCCCACAGCGACCGCATCAGCCCACACGTCCTGCAGAACATCCCCGGCGACAAGGACCAGAAGCTCTTCGCTTCGGGTGTGAAGTACTTTCAGTGA
- the purB gene encoding adenylosuccinate lyase, which produces MIDRYEAAEIAAIWSEDNKYRKWLEVELAITEAWAEMGGVPAASLKRIREKAAVDPARIREIEKKVKHDVIAFLTSLEESIGKDSAYVHKGVTSYDVVDTAFSLLIQESLAIVLARVETLKKILLEKAFAYKDLPAIGRTHGIHAEPIVFGCKFLIWYDEMERNRQRLLRAREITAVGKMSGSVGTYIHFPPAGEERALQKLGLKPCRVSSQIIQRDRHAEVIWALALLGSSLEKIAVEIRHLQKTEVLEVEEPFTSGQKGSSSMPHKRNPVRCERVSGLARILRANLAVALENNILWHERDISHSSAERVIFPDSFHLGVFLLDDMIDVLRHLAVYPENIRKNLELTHEVYFSQKVLTLLLDKGLARQRAYELVQELALKSWREKRGFRELILADPAIGAVCSAAELEKAFSRDDLLSGVEAIYRRFAGKK; this is translated from the coding sequence ATGATAGACAGGTATGAAGCGGCCGAGATCGCCGCTATCTGGAGCGAAGATAACAAGTACCGCAAGTGGCTGGAAGTCGAACTGGCGATCACCGAGGCCTGGGCCGAGATGGGCGGCGTGCCGGCCGCGAGCCTGAAGCGCATCAGGGAAAAAGCCGCCGTCGACCCGGCTCGCATCCGCGAGATCGAAAAAAAGGTCAAGCACGACGTCATCGCCTTCCTGACGTCGCTGGAGGAATCCATCGGCAAGGATTCCGCCTACGTGCACAAGGGCGTCACCTCCTACGACGTGGTCGACACCGCCTTTTCACTGCTCATCCAGGAATCCCTGGCCATCGTCCTGGCCCGGGTCGAAACCCTGAAAAAAATTCTCCTGGAAAAGGCCTTCGCCTACAAGGACCTGCCGGCCATCGGGCGCACCCACGGCATCCACGCCGAGCCGATCGTTTTCGGCTGCAAGTTCCTAATCTGGTATGACGAGATGGAGCGCAACCGCCAGCGGCTGCTCAGGGCCAGGGAGATCACCGCGGTGGGAAAAATGTCGGGTTCGGTCGGCACCTATATCCATTTCCCGCCGGCCGGGGAAGAGCGGGCGCTGCAAAAGCTGGGCCTGAAGCCGTGCCGGGTCTCCTCGCAGATCATCCAGCGCGACCGCCACGCCGAAGTGATCTGGGCCCTGGCCCTGCTCGGCAGCAGCCTGGAAAAGATCGCGGTGGAGATCAGGCACCTGCAAAAGACCGAGGTGCTGGAGGTCGAGGAACCTTTTACCAGCGGCCAGAAGGGCTCGTCCTCCATGCCGCACAAGCGCAACCCCGTCCGCTGCGAGCGGGTTTCGGGGCTGGCGCGGATTTTGCGCGCCAACCTGGCCGTCGCCCTGGAAAACAACATCCTCTGGCATGAACGCGATATTTCCCATTCTTCGGCCGAACGGGTCATTTTTCCCGATTCTTTTCACCTGGGGGTCTTTCTGCTGGATGATATGATCGATGTCTTGCGGCACCTGGCGGTTTATCCCGAAAACATCCGCAAAAACCTGGAGCTGACCCATGAGGTCTATTTTTCCCAGAAGGTGCTGACCTTGCTGCTGGACAAGGGGTTGGCCCGCCAGCGGGCGTACGAACTGGTCCAGGAGCTGGCCTTGAAGTCGTGGCGGGAAAAGCGCGGTTTCCGCGAGCTGATCCTGGCCGACCCCGCCATTGGCGCCGTCTGTTCGGCGGCCGAGCTGGAAAAAGCCTTTTCCCGGGACGACTTGCTGTCCGGGGTCGAGGCGATTTACCGGCGTTTCGCCGGGAAAAAATAA